AAAAAACTGGAGGAAGATTTGTGAAAAGGATAACGCAGAGAAGGCAAATCTCCGTATTATCATAAATAACCTCAaagctgatgttgaaaagctgaagAATCAAGATGCGGAGGTTGAGAGATTGAAGAAAGAGAAAGCTGACTTGGAAGCTTTGTTGGCAGAAGCTCGTGCTCATAGGGAACGTAGCGAGCAACGGGAGGTACAAGCTTTAAGCACTCTTGCCATTAGGGATAAGGAACTAGAGGAACTTACTGCTTTGGTTTCTGACCAGGAACAACTGAAAAAGGACCTGGAGCTTGCGCGTTCTGATCATGCTGAGTTCTCCCGCCGCTTGACTGCGACCGAAGAAAAACTGGAAAATTCAGAGACGGCGCGGGTTTCAGCAGAGAGCGAGCTTGAGCCCTTAAGGAATGACATAACCTGGTTGAAGGATCTTGGGATTGCCTGTGTAAGCTCCTACCTTATATATGCGCTTGTGTTGGCTTTTTTCTCTCTCTTCTTTTGTGTTAACCGCTATTGATTGGTTTCATAGGTTGCTGAATATGTGTTAAACTCTAAAGAGCTGGATAAGACTGTTGCGGATTTAGTGGTTGCTGCGCGGCGGGATGGTTATGCGCAAGGTTATGCAGAATGCTCTCATCATGTAACGAGTGCGCTGAAAGTTACTTGGGATGACAGCAAGTCTGCTACTTTTGGTGTAGATACTGCGGCCGCGCTTGCTTCTATGAAGGCGGAGTTTAATAACTTACAACTCCCAGTTATGGAGTTGATAGATGTAGCGCTGCAGTCGGACGATCCGGTAGCGCAGCTTAAAGAAATCTTccctgatgaggaagaaaattTAGAGTAGGGTGAAATTTGTTTCTGAACAATTTGTGTTTTTCCCCCTTTTCTTTTTGTGGGATGTATATCCTTGTTTTGTTGCGCTGTTCGCGTAAAAACTCGAAACACTGCCGTGTTTGAATCTTGTCAGGGCGTATTTGTACGCTGAAAGTAATATGTTTCTATTTGTTTGAATGCCTTTACAATtttttgcatgagtacaattgctTTTACTTAAGTAAGGCGAATGAAGTTGGTATGAAGCTCATGCGTGGAGTCTATGGTCGTTTGTGAAATAATCACCGACCGCGAATGGAGCTTATTTTATATTACCATAATGTTTTCGTGCTTActaaaaagaaattgcatgcatttTGTAAATACAAATGATAGAAACTTTGTAATTTTTATTCATGGATAACGCGCAGAGGCATTACAAAGTCTTAATAATTAGATGGAACTTAACTTAGTTCTGCCATTTTTTGACGTTTTCTTCCTGCGGGGACTTCTGCAGAGTCTCTTAAGTCTTGGCCCGTTTGTTGGAGGTTTCTTCTCCCCGGGTGATTTGCTTTATCTCCTTGCGCATATTCTGGAGTAGATGCATAAACTCCCCATTTTTGAGGGCTTTCTCTATCTCAATGCGCAAGGAAATGCAATTGTTTGTGGTGTGTCCCGTATCCTTATGATATTCGCAATACTGCGCTAGGTCCTGACCACGTTTACTCTTCATCGGGATTGGCGGTTTAAACTGATAATCCTCGGTACTCAGGACTTCCGCCGGGGTCTTGGTCAGTGGGGTCCACTGCCTCTCCCTGTTTTCATGCTTGTTATCTCTCTGAGCAGAGAGTTTGTTAATTGTTGCGCGAGCATCTTCAGAGGAGCGGCTTCCAGATGACTCGCGCCATGATTTCTTGAATCTTCGCTCGCCCGTTGCACTTAAATCTGTGGGCCTgctgtgtggtggtggtggtctgtTTTTAGTAAGGTTTTTCTCTGTTTGTGCGTAAACCTTGGCCGCCGCCATTATCTTTTCCCAACTCTTGGGAAGACCTTCTGTTCCGGACAGCACTTTGACCATATCGTCACATCTAACCGCGTACTTAAACTGAGCGCGGATTAACTGTTCGTGGACACCACCGATCTCTAATACTTCCTTATTATACCTGGTTATAAAATCTTCCAAATTCTCATCATCTCGACGCCATATGTTCATGATATCAGATGTATCCCGCATGGAGCGCCTTTGCTGGCTGAAATGTGTTAAGAATTTTTGGCGCAGGTCTTTCCATGACTCGATTTGCCCCGTTGGTAGATTATCAAACCAGATTCGCGCTGGCCCCGTTAATGtttgaacaaacaaatgacaccaaAGCGGAAGAGTCCAACCGCCGACCAATCCTGCGCTGGTAAAGACCCTCAAATGATCGTCGGGATCAGTTAACCCATTGAATTTGCCGACGTTAGATGGTAATTTTGCCCTTTCTAACGGAGCCAGAGCTATTTCCAGTATAAACTTCGAGTTTTCCGCTGCTTCTGCAGGGCGGTAAACTAAGTCGTAATTATGCTCTGCCTTAGGGTTGTACACCGCTCGGGGCCTGGATTTGTTAGAGTTTGGGTGCAGCCTGTTGAATACGCTGGTGTTTGCGCTCAAACGATACGTTTGGTTAGATTCATCGGTGTGAGCATCCCAAGGGGAGCCCAACCTATCATGAACTGATTGCCTTTGACGAGGCTGTGACTCATGGTGTTGTCTCTAATAGCTGTTTGTTCCATCATTCGTTGATTCTTCTCGTTGGGAAGCATGAGCTCTAGATCCCGGCCTTCGCGATTGTGTTACGGGAGCGGTTTGAGCACATAATTGTGTATACACTGCATTTAATGCTCCTTGTGACCGGACATACCATGATATCGGAGTTTCCCCCGGTGGTAGAATTGATTGGGCGGGATTTGTGGGAAATATCCCTAGAGTAACAGGGTCATTTGCTCCATTAGATTGAACCTCATTATCGTCTGAGGCCTCTTCCACCATCCCTTTGACTGGTAAATTGTTTCCGACATTTGGTCGAGGACCAGACCATCGGTGAGaagatgaattttctgccatatgcaaaaacagaaaaatgagatGAACTGAACCGAAACGAGATAGGaactagaaaaactgagaaaacggtgggcgccaatgaagaaacactggttcaaCAGATTAGAATCAATTGaaccagggggtttgaatccgcataaaaggttagttctctctcaattgGTTCAGTGGAAATCGAACTCCTTCTCTGGtaattctgcaaaacagagcaccgttagcctcgtcaaggggagaaaaagggttctctccttgacccgactccggtgtgagaataagtatttgaaTGGAGAAGATAAAGGTATTTGAGTAGTGAAATTGGATCTGAATTTTTACCTGAAGAATTCTCTTATTTATAACcgagagtttgggagggaaaatctgttattgaaaagataacggaagatgctaacgccgtagcggttatttTTCCTTCCGTTACGTTTCTTTTAATCTTTGTTAGTTTGCCTTGATCAGACGTggatgcacacggatcgtgaccTGATCCTATGGCtagggaattgccacgtggaaagtgatccaagtggagatcattcttcaatcacatgctatcgttgtgatttcagtaatgtttgtgatgatgacacgtgtccagacggttataaccgtctgggtggtgcacgattgtacctcttctagaagattactgcagtaatctggtgtgacacctctTAGTGTGTACACAGCTGAACAAATCCCAGTCTGggtaaaataatatccaagtctggatatttggGTGGACATTTTGGTCTCAGGGTTTTTGACCCTTTGTTAAATGGAAGGCGTCGCAAGGGTTCGGTTTTCtctttgggcgcgcgactatcgCTCGTtagtttctttcttccttctgcaagaccaatgcgcggccgcgcaaggttagaGAGGTTGAAAGGTCGGTTTGGTGGTATGGTCCCATATCTTTGTGggatttttgggaccttaccccttcaataTTCATAACAATTTGATAGTTTTGATGGGTACGTATGTATATATCTATAtcaatatattatatatacatattaagTTCGGTCGAACCGGTCGGACCGGTCCGACCTTTGACCCCGTAAGGCGACCGAGTCGACCTCCGGTCCGGTTCTGAAAACATTGCTCAGGAGTGGGATGGTGAACCTCATGGTTGTGGAAGATTGAGAAGTCAGAGTTGTTTGGAGAAGAAATACCAAGGCCTTCTTTATATACGCTCCACATTTTCACGGAATTGGAACTCTGATCATCGATAGGCATGGGAGCCTGTTTAGGGAAAGGGGGTAAACGACGCTTCTGCTCTTGCTTTGTGTCTCTGTTAGCTAAAACAGCGTTGCCTCTCTTGAAACCctaccacacacacacacaccagtCATATGTTTTTGTGTGTTTCTAGTCATATTTTTCTgaatatataggggaaggttcatttgagaagaaatttaatgtgagaacaAATAGAagaaaagggcataatggtaaaacactacatagtttataactcctcccattaattatgttatctttcATTAATAAAGCAAAGAAAAATTTagcctacacatttcaaaatttatgctacgtatatcttacacttaccgaaatttacccctacgcatatctaaatttgtcatacacatttcaaaatttatcctgcACAtattaaaatttatcctacacatgtcgaaaattgtccttcaccataaattattttatcttgaaagagtatatttCTAAGTGAGTTACAAagtttaattagttagctaattaattacaattataaatttacatatatGCCCTTTTTAATAACATTAAATGtacatattaaatgaagtaaaatggagcatttctattggtttaaaacttgttctttttattcttacaaaaattttGTTCTCATTTGAActttccactatatatatatatatatatatatatatatatataggggaaggttctatgcagaacactaaatattgcgagaacacgcagaacaaaatgaatcactcattttttcaatctaaaaaacctaaaaactaaaagaaaatgttataaatgtaagatttattgtttctaacactagaatttaaaacaaaatatgaaaaatcttcagtttttaaataacctacatgtgctacacacatgtaggttatgtgtaggctaaattacctacatgtatgtagactatgtgtaggaaaaaatttataatttttttatgtaaatataatacacatatgaatgtaagaaacataaaatttaagaaatatagaccttaaatcccaaaatttagagatttagagttgttctttttgttctcgcaataattagtgttctgtaatgatccttatcctatatatatatatatatatatatatattatatatggtttagtattcatgctcatacaattttgaaaatgtagataataaaataaaatacacgAATATGAAATTTcccttttataaaaaaaaatgttacatcaatagaattgaattttttttatttacgttttgatgatgatgataatgtaGTCGCTATAACCAAACCCATGTAGATATCGTTTTAGTCATGTACGAGCTTATTTTTTGGTTATTCTCTTACGCTTACCGATATCGAGCGAAGTCACTCCTGCCGGGTCTCCGCCTCAATGCGCGGATGGAAACTACTAGTCCTTACGAATTGAGTAAGGACTCGCCCTTGAACTTTCGCCGGCTAAAAAGGACTTGAGCTAAAAAGACTTGAgcgaaaaaaaaattaaaaacaaaatactGAACGCAACACAAAAACAACCAAAAGAATGGATCAGACTTTGAACCTTCACGATCCCAAGAATGATACGATTGGAAACTCACTTACTAAAGGACCTTTTTGTGTTGTGGTGTGGAGGGGTAGTATTGTTATTTTCAGGTTTAATATTATGCTAAATGTTCCTTATTCTTGTCTTATGTGACGGCCACACCACATATAGACAGACAGACATTTTGTTTCGTTTCCTTGCCAAAAAGCATGGCAGAATGTGTTGGGCTAAGAGCAACCTTCCAAGGTCAAATACGTAATTTACATTGAATAGCTTTTGCCTCCTCCCGTTAATTAcgttagagttaattgccaaaatcgcccctgaggtttgagcacatttgccattttcgtccaaaatgacacttttgtaccattttgccccccacgtttgtaacttgttgccattttcatccaaacaactaacttagtttattttttacgttaagttgaaggatatttggatgaaaatggcaactataaaccacagggacgaaaatggcaaatgtgctcaaactctttttaatttcttttatttagttaattttgtcacatatataataaaaaagaatatacatgcaatttttatatgaaaaaaaaaataatagttttgtcacatattttttataaattttcatacaaccactaactaagttaatttttttctattaaggcgaaagatgttttaaattttataaattaatacagAAATTAATTTACAATTGTTTATATAGAtcaattttataaaaacaaatctacttaaacctctaatttttataaaactaaaatgcttgTGACCTTAtagaaaaatgtcaaataaacaaatattatcatatgtaccaagtttgtaattcatcttctactcttttaaattcgttCCTAACGAAAAACAAAAGCCAGTGCCCCCATCAAACAACGTaccgttaccaaaccttaaaattacccaccaaatagtAAGTATAATGCCATCTAATATTTTGTGATAAACACTTTTCACGACGAGCAATTTTCTTGTTAAACTCTCAAAAACAGAATCGAAATATTCATGTTACTTAGAGAAAGAAAACAAAGTTCTATTGAACAAAATACTACATATAGTAACCTTgatacaaataataaataaatttttaaaaaatcaaCTTAAAACTCAAACTTGTTTTTATCCAACAAATGAAGTAGGATGGCTCGGAAGATGCAAGCATTTTAAATTGGTTCATTATAAAACCCTTTAGACGGGATTTGGTTGTTTCTTAAACAAATTTTGAACAATATATATCTCACTTTTTGATGACGGTTTTTTTTACCGTGTCTAAAAAAACGTTGACCGCGTCTGATGTTTCATTCTATAGTAGTGGTAACCATACATGTAAAATGAGAATTGGTACCGATATGGTGCAGTTTGATACCAATACCAAAGAAGTATGGTATCGTTGCTCGTTAAAAAGAATATTATATCTAATTTACAATACAAAAATATTCATAATTGTATTTAGATTTCTTttgaaatttaataaataaaagatcttgtattaatttataaaattaatagaaaaaaattaatttataaaatttaaaacatctttcgccttaatagaaaaaaataacttagttagtggatggatgaaaatttataaaaacatatgtgataaaactattatttttttcgtataaaaattgcatgtatattcttttttattatatatgtgacaaaattaactaaataaaaggaattaaaaagagtttgagcacatttgccattttcgtccctgtggtttatattTGCCATTTTATCCAAATATTCtttaacttaacagaaaaaataaactaagttagtggtttggatgaaaatgacaaaaagttacaaacgtggggggcaaaatAGTACAAAAGTGTTATTTTAGACGAAAATGACaaatgtgcccaaacctcaggggcgattttggcaataatggggaaggttcatttgagaagaaaatttaatgtgagaacaaaaagaagaaaagggcataatggtaaaacattaca
The sequence above is drawn from the Helianthus annuus cultivar XRQ/B chromosome 12, HanXRQr2.0-SUNRISE, whole genome shotgun sequence genome and encodes:
- the LOC110892518 gene encoding uncharacterized protein LOC110892518, with product MAENSSSHRWSGPRPNVGNNLPVKGMVEEASDDNEVQSNGANDPVTLGIFPTNPAQSILPPGETPISWYVRSQGALNAVYTQLCAQTAPPRQRQSVHDRLGSPWDAHTDESNQTYRLSANTSVFNRLHPNSNKSRPRAVYNPKAEHNYDLVYRPAEAAENSKFILEIALAPLERAKLPSNVGKFNGLTDPDDHLRVFTSAGLVGGWTLPLWCHLFVQTLTGPARIWFDNLPTGQIESWKDLRQKFLTHFSQQRRSMRDTSDIMNIWRRDDENLEDFITRYNKEVLEIGGVHEQLIRAQFKYAVRCDDMVKVLSGTEGLPKSWEKIMAAAKVYAQTEKNLTKNRPPPPHSRPTDLSATGERRFKKSWRESSGSRSSEDARATINKLSAQRDNKHENRERQWTPLTKTPAEVLSTEDYQFKPPIPMKSKRGQDLAQYCEYHKDTGHTTNNCISLRIEIEKALKNGEFMHLLQNMRKEIKQITRGEETSNKRAKT